A single genomic interval of Helianthus annuus cultivar XRQ/B chromosome 13, HanXRQr2.0-SUNRISE, whole genome shotgun sequence harbors:
- the LOC110876916 gene encoding uncharacterized protein LOC110876916 — MSPSCIAILEEPSSLKLVLPIDFVKNVYGEYWQRKKIMINHESRRSWPVSLRSVSGESVITDGWSNLVRDLELTKRTILRLRIMEDKSMEISCFVENISGESFVTFNRYNVLKIIVLPEAYVTKCYSYVPVNDCYNINAAGHSWKVETEKINDNYVFTKGCPKLFHDLGIEEDDLLLLTKTDNATFEIKIYRRGVELDVNIKEESDDESVLEIPKDTYYKNVDFPFCEDDDSVDLFMCEMNESGYKDEGSKNVGGEEVLNVETKCVMREEINQLPKEDVKKKGKHIEGYCKADEGKALICGTEVEMQTVSTVGKRTRSRLEKDIRKISGSKLKILDVAPKRVARKKSVDKDGNCEFTQKGGNRMRLPANVVRIGGLKNKVHVLKVRNMKGKTVDMNVRRQKNGYDVRYAIEGWPMFMKENGLRLGDKMHFKFISTGNLLILSDVDEVNAG, encoded by the exons ATGAGTCCCTCATGCATTGCAATCTTAGAAGAGCCATCGTCGTTAAAACTT GTGCTGCCAATTGATTTTGTTAAGAATGTATACGGAGAATATTGGCAAAGGAAAAAAATAATGATAAATCATGAAAGTCGTAGAAGTTGGCCAGTTTCTTTAAGAAGTGTAAGTGGGGAATCTGTTATAACCGACGGATGGAGTAATTTAGTAAGGGATCTTGAATTGACAAAGAGGACGATATTGCGATTAAGGATAATGGAGGACAAAAGTATGGAAATCAGTTGCTTCGTTGAAAACATAAGTGGTGAATCTTTTGTAACATTCAATCGTTACAACGTTTTAAAGATAATA GTGCTTCCAGAAGCTTATGTCACAAAATGTTACTCGTACGTACCAGTGAACGACTGTTACAACATAAATGCAGCAGGTCATAGTTGGAAAGTTGAGACGGAAAAAATAAATGATAACtatgtttttacaaaaggttgtcCGAAGTTATTTCATGATCTTGGAATAGAAGAGGATGATTTACTGTTGTTGACGAAAACTGACAACGCCACATTTGAGATAAAGATATATCGTAGAGGAGTTGAGTTAGATGTGAACATCAAagaagaaagtgatgatgaatcTGTGCTGGAAATACCTAAAGACACATACTACAAAAACGTTGACTTT CCTTtctgtgaagatgatgattcagtTGATCTGTTTATGTGTGAG ATGAATGAAAGTGGTTACAAAGATGAGGGGAGTAAGAACGTTGGTGGAGAAGAAGTCTTGAACGTGGAAACAAAGTGTGtgatgagagaagagataaaccAACTGCCAAAAGAAGAT GTTAAGAAAAAAGGAAAACATATTGAGGGATATTGTAAGGCAGACGAAGGTAAGGCGCTGATATGCGGAACAGAAGTGGAAATGCAAACCGTTTCAACAGTTGGAAAAAGAACACGCAGTCGGTTG GAAAAAGACATTAGAAAGATATCGGGCAGTAAATTGAAGATATTAGATGTTGCACCAAAACGTGTTGCAAGGAAGAAATCTGTTGATAAAGATGGTAACTGTGAATTTACACAAAAGGGAGGTAACAGAATG AGATTGCCTGCTAATGTTGTAAGAATTGGCGGATTAAAAAACAAAGTGCATGTGTTAAAAGTGAGGAACATGAAGGGAAAAACAGTCGATATGAATGTTAGGCGCCAAAAGAATGGATATGATGTGAGGTATGCAATCGAAGGTTGGCCAATGTTCATGAAAGAGAATGGGCTTCGTCTGGGTGACAAAATGCATTTCAAATTCATAAGCACAGGAAATCTGCTGATCTTATCAGACGTGGATGAAGTTAATGCAGGTTGA
- the LOC110876917 gene encoding uncharacterized protein LOC110876917, translated as MTLSLPYSTIKSSFLSFLSSLGERKSATGSYHRIIAGSILHLGFRQTKLGFLNLHLKDVPISFVTQFYGEDWADRKMRIYHSSGKIWVVMLKRLKCMPVLTDGWGTVVSDLKLQKDCLLSFRPMNHFGLYLSSYVNGVCEQSYFTINRHLRLGFTMIEDSFVQQCFGDDVMAGSYEVNYKGSPWTVSTSKVNSNYVFSEGWTQLCNDLGVLEDDLLVFEKLNDVMFGLTVYRDEVEIRLSKKVESDDDDDDVIQISWADYDKALFKDIEVDDNQPTSVKSPSGTVLTSTPKNVHVKETLKVGDGLHFTTRQDLKGKGKCKLSVDRSVTFDNFNKQCKGRKRYTTSDQTVKHPKKVSRNANKVSRIGIDPEFFEFSRKAEYRLRLPVEVVNRAGLSERLQPISVQNLNGDVEVYDTKTELNSAMPKRPKIVSVYNDIDKENTQDAVLPIVTRDEASHRRKLRKLYLDNKKSNVGTTSSSLNIDSTNINSTSTPCVTSDNIVNKIGFHNFESTPKVTNNVNPSPSSIVTSNIICSTSNRTTRKNDIGNNISTGITSTTCTSSLNRNLKRLSSGKRKLVSKARISSPIPMIDLTTDETVERDPYKGVSTDYLDYGDQVITCEVCYAKLWDAEKGSGRKEGGKICHMLCCGYAKVVLTDYKTATPYYKSLFMSNDNESKHFLKNIRRYNSMFAFTSMGGKVDQTVNTGNAPFCYRISGENYHSIGSLVPPNGGKPKFCQLYIYDTENELANKQSVFRSSDNASSSSTSDETDNKLIQQIKAMFDAENVLVKIYRMLRLIGKREQDGRTYNLPTSSEVAALIVGDIDNALEKRDIVVETQTGSLKRISELHPSYLALQYPILFPYGDDGYRIDIPHRGVIDVTNKKRPNCTMREFFAYRVQDRSNQFSLILNSRRLFQQFLVDAYTMIESERLNFIRFQQQDLRSNTYENIRKLRYNGQQDLSKVGKRIFLPSSYTGGSRYMMQNYLDAMAICKWYGYPDFFITITCNPKWPEVQRFLKDTNLNPEDRPDILSRIFKIKLDAICKDLKDRDLFGKASAVVYTIEFQKRGLPHAHMCLFMENDYKLPTVDHVDQFISAEIPDLNQDPELYTLVKDHMIHGPCGNARMSSPCMVDRKCSKGFPKKFQDHSTLDSNGFPLYRRRDDGSFVLKNKIELDNRSVVPYNKKLLKRYRAHINVEWCNQAASIKYLFKYINKGPDRATVAVVPSNNENEQAENDEIKEYYDCRYISACEASWRIFSNEVNYRSPSVMRLPFHLPGQQTVCFGPNEDINQVLNKPSVNSSMFLSSMQHNQDPNDHVARTLTYVQFPRFYVWKLDKRIWVPRIKGKTIGRIHSVSPSTGEAYYLRILLNKVKGPTSFDDIKTVNGRVYDTFRDACYALGLLDDDSEYIEAIKEANISGSAAYIRNLFATMLLSSTLSRPEVVWESTWKYMTDDFLYRFSKYHRVSGLSIPDEQLKNYVLCEIEKFLTRNNSSLRRFLSMPYPDTSSLDNFRCRLINEELAYDRTELQNVYQGQVNLLTDEQRAVYEEIMNAVHGDNGGVFFVYGYGETGKTFLWKTLSAAIRSKGEIVLNVASSGIASLLLEGGRTAHSRFHIPLNLNEDSVCHIKPDDDVAKLLQQTKLIIWDEAPMVHKHAFEALDRTMHDIFNISNPSRSDVLFGGKVIVFGGDFRQILPVVPNGGRQEIVNASLCSSYLWSMCKLLTLSRNMRLTVGRPSSEVEEISNFAKWLLDVGEGNVGGSNDGEAIIEIPPELLIDSISDPISSLIDFVYPLILENYNDRNYFSTRAILAPKNEVVHEINDRLLAVFPGEEKKYLSSDSLCPTEDGNVDQQKIYSPDVLNGLKVSGLPNHRLVLKVGVPVMLLRNIDQRNGLCNGTRLKVTKLYSRVIEAEIISGGNIGSRTFIPRMNLVHSDRKIPFAFQRRQFPITVCFAMTINKSQGQSLSKVGLYLRQPVFTHGQLYVALSRVTRRDGIKLLILDNDGRPTNKTTNVVYKEIFNGL; from the exons ATGACTTTGTCCTTACCATACTCTACCATCAAATCATCCTTCTTATCATTCTTATCATCCCTAGGAGAACGCAAATCGGCGACCGGATCTTATCATCGGATTATCGCCGGAAGCATCCTTCATTTAGGTTTCCGGCAAACGAAACTAGGGTTTCTAAATCTTCACTTAAAG GATGTCCCTATCAGCTTTGTTACTCAATTCTACGGAGAGGATTGGGCCGATAGGAAGATGCGTATATATCACTCAAGTGGGAAAATTTGGGTCGTAATGTTGAAACGATTAAAATGTATGCCAGTCTTAACTGACGGCTGGGGAACAGTTGTTTCAGATCTCAAACTTCAGAAAGATTGTCTCCTGTCATTTCGTCCCATGAACCATTTTGGTCTCTATCTTTCATCTTATGTTAATGGCGTATGTGAGCAATCTTATTTCACGATTAATCGTCATCTAAGATTGGGTTTTACG ATGATTGAAGATTCTTTTGTCCAACAATGTTTTGGAGACGATGTAATGGCTGGCTCATATGAAGTTAATTATAAGGGTTCCCCGTGGACGGTGTCAACAAGTAAGGTTAATTCAAACTATGTATTTTCAGAAGGTTGGACTCAACTTTGCAACGATCTTGGCGTTCTAGAAGATGATTTATTGGTTTTTGAAAAACTTAATGATGTTATGTTTGGTTTAACGGTGTATCGAGACGAGGTTGAGATAAGGTTGAGCAAGAAGGTtgaatctgatgatgatgatgatgatgtaattCAGATATCTTGGGCCGATTACGATAAAGCGCTTTTTAAG GACATAGAGGTAGATGATAACCAGCCCACATCTGTTAAAAGTCCATCAGGAACAGTCCTGACAAGTACACCGAAGAATGTTCATGTTAAAGAGACGTTGAAAGTAGGTGATGGTTTACATTTCACGACAAGACAAGAT CTCAAAGGAAAGGGAAAATGTAAACTTTCTGTCGACCGATCCGTCACATTTGATAATTTCAACAAACAATGCAAAGGCCGAAAACGTTATACAACATCTGATCAAACTGTCAAG CATCCAAAGAAGGTTTCAAGGAATGCAAACAAAGTTTCCCGTATCGGCATTGATCCAGAATTTTTCGAATTTAGCCGTAAAGCTGAATATAGGCTG CGGCTTCCGGTTGAGGTTGTTAATAGAGCCGGCCTGTCTGAAAGATTGCAACCTATATCTGTCCAGAACTTGAATGGTGATGTTGAAGTTTATGACACAAAGACAGAGTTAAACAGTG CAATGCCTAAACGACCAAAAATTGTCTCCGTATACAATGACATTGATAAAGAAAACACTCAGGATG CTGTCCTCCCAATTGTTACTCGAGACGAGGCATCTCATAGAAGAAAATTAAGAAAATTATACTTGGATAATAAGAAATCAAATGTGGGAACTACATCGTCATCCCTCAATATTGATTCCACTAATATTAATTCCACTTCCACTCCGTGTGTTACATCGGATAACATAGTCAACAAAATTGGTTTTCACAATTTTGAATCCACTCCTAAGGTGACTAATAATGTTAATCCAAGTCCTTCAAGTATTGTAACAA GTAACATTATTTGTAGTACCAGCAATCGTACAACGAGAAAAAATGATATTGGGAATAATATTTCAACTGGCATCACATCAACCACCTGCACATCATCATTGAACCGTAATTTGAAAAGGCTATCATCTGGGAAACGTAAGTTGGTATCCAAAGCACGTATTTCGTCTCCTATACCAATGATCGACTTGACCACAGACGAAACCGTAGAGCGAGATCCTTATAAAGGTGTTTCTACAG ATTATTTGGATTACGGTGATCAAGTTATTACTTGTGAAGTTTGTTATGCAAAGTTATGGGACGCAGAGAAAGGAAGCGGAAGAAAAGAGGGTGGCAAAATATGTCATATGTTATGTTGTGGTTATGCCAAAGTTGTCTTAACGGATTACAAAACCGCGACACCTTATTATAAAAGTCTATTCATGTCCAATGACAATGAAAGCAAGCACTTTTTGAAGAACATTCGACGTTACAATTCTATGTTCGCGTTTACCTCAATGGGTGGTAAGGTTGACCAAACCGTGAATACTGGTAATGCTCCTTTTTGCTACAGAATTAGTGGTGAAAATTACCATTCTATTGGTAGTCTTGTGCCACCAAACGGAGGGAAGCCTAAATTTTGTCAGTTATACATATACGATACTGAAAATGAGTTGGCAAACAAGCAATCAGTTTTTAG GTCTTCAGACAATGCTTCCTCATCATCCACTTCAGATGAAACTGATAATAAGCTGATACAACAAATCAAAGCAATGTTTGATGCCGAAAATGTGCTTGTGAAAATTTATAGGATG CTTCGCCTAATTGGCAAAAGAGAACAAGATGGTCGGACTTATAACTTACCTACTTCCTCAGAGGTTGCTGCTCTTATTGTTGGAGATATCGATAACGCACTTGAGAAAAGAGATATCGTTGTCGAGACACAAACAGGTTCATTAAAAAGAATAAGTGAATTGCATCCTTCCTATCTTGCACTTCAGTATCCTATTTTGTTCCCATATGGAGACGACGGTTACAGAATTGACATACCACATAGGGGTGTCATTGATGTTACTAACAAGAAACGTCCGAATTGTACAATGAGAGAGTTTTTTGCGTATCGTGTACAAGATCGTAGTAACCAGTTTTCATTGATTCTAAATTCTCGACGGTTATTCCAACAGTTCTTGGTTGATGCTTATACGATGATTGAGAGCGAGCGACTTAACTTTATAAGATTTCAGCAACAAGATCTCAGGTCTAATACATATGAGAATATCCGGAAACTAAGATATAACGGCCAACAAGATTTGTCTAAGGTTGGAAAACGTATTTTCCTTCCATCTTCCTATACAGGCGGGTCACgatatatgatgcaaaactaTCTTGACGCAATGGCAATTTGTAAATGGTATGGTTATCCAGACTTTTTTATAACCATTACCTGCAATCCCAAATGGCCGGAGGTTCAAAGGTTTCTTAAGGACACAAATCTTAATCCGGAGGATAGGCCTGATATTTTATCTCGAATTTTTAAAATAAAGCTGGATGCAATTTGTAAAGATTTGAAAGACCGTGATTTGTTTGGAAAAGCTTCTGCTG TTGTTTACACTATTGAGTTTCAGAAGCGAGGATTGCCTCATGCGCATATGTGCTTATTCATGGAGAATGATTACAAACTTCCAACTGTAGACCATGTTGATCAGTTTATTTCTGCAGAAATCCCTGATTTAAACCAAGACCCGGAACTATATACGCTTGTGAAAGACCATATGATTCACGGTCCATGTGGTAATGCTAGAATGAGCTCTCCATGTATGGTTGATAGAAAATGttcaaaaggttttcccaagaaaTTTCAAGATCACTCAACCTTGGATTCTAACGGATTTCCCTTATACAGAAGAAGAGATGACGGTTCCttcgttttaaaaaataaaattgagTTAGACAACAGAAGTGTTGTACCTTATAACAAAAAGCTTTTGAAAAGATATCGGGCGCATATAAACGTTGAATGGTGCAACCAAGCGGCGTCAATAAAGTATTTGTTCAAGTATATTAATAAAGGTCCTGATAGAGCAACAGTTGCTGTGGTTCCGAGCAATAATGAAAACGAGCAAGCAGAAAATGATGAAATTAAAGAGTATTATGACTGTAGGTATATATCTGCGTGTGAAGCCTCTTGGAGGATTTTTTCTAATGAAGTTAATTATAGGAGTCCTTCTGTTATGCGTCTTCCTTTCCATCTTCCTGGACAACAAACAGTTTGTTTCGGTCCTAATGAAGATATTAATCAAGTGCTAAACAAACCATCGGTGAACTCATCAATGTTTTTATCTTCGATGCAACATAATCAAGATCCTAACGACCATGTTGCACGTACACTAACATATGTACAGTTTCCGCGTTTTTATGTGTGGAAGCTTGACAAGCGTATATGGGTTCCGAGAATAAAAGGAAAAACAATTGGAAGAATTCATTCCGTTTCTCCTTCTACCGGTGAAGCGTACTATTTAAGAattcttcttaacaaagttaaaggACCAACATCGTTTGATGATATTAAAACAGTTAATGGTCGAGTGTACGATACTTTTAGAGATGCTTGCTATGCGCTTGGTTTGTTGGATGACGACTCGGAGTACATTGAGGCCATCAAAGAAGCAAATATATCAGGTAGTGCAGCTTATATTCGCAATTTATTCGCCACCATGTTACTGTCAAGCACATTATCTAGACCTGAAGTTGTCTGGGAAAGCACATGGAAGTATATGACAGATGATTTTCTGTACAGATTTTCAAAGTATCATCGTGTTTCAg GTTTATCAATTCCTGATGAGCAACTAAAGAACTACGTTTTATGCGAAATCGAGAAGTTTTTAACTCGGAATAATTCATCGCTTCGGAGATTTTTATCAATGCCTTACCCGGATACTTCATCTTTAGATAACTTTCGCTGCCGATTGATTAACGAAGAGCTTGCTTATGACAGAACAGAGTTACAAAATGTTTATCAAGGTCAGGTGAATTTGTTAACGGATGAACAACGTGCAGTATATGAAGAAATTATGAACGCAGTTCATGGAGACAATGGAGGAGTATTTTTTGTTTACGGTTATGGCGAGACCGGTAAAACATTTTTATGGAAAACATTGTCTGCTGCAATTAGGTCAAAAGGTGAGATTGTATTAAACGTTGCATCTAGCGGAATTGCATCATTGCTGTTGGAGGGAGGAAGAACGGCTCATTCTAGGTTTCATATACCTTTGAATCTTAATGAGGATTCCGTTTGTCATATCAAACCAGACGATGATGTAGCTAAATTACTACAGCAGACCAAACTCATTATATGGGATGAAGCTCCTATGGTTCATAAACATGCATTTGAGGCTTTGGATAGAACTATGCATGACATTTTCAATATATCTAATCCATCCAGGTCTGATGTTTTATTTGGAGGAAAGGTAATTGTATTTGGTGGTGATTTTAGGCAAATACTACCTGTTGTTCCAAACGGTGGACGTCAAGAAATTGTGAATGCCTCATTATGTTCTTCTTATTTGTGGAGTATGTGTAAGTTGTTGACGTTATCTAGAAACATGAGGTTAACTGTTGGAAGACCATCATCTGAAGTTGAAGAGATCAGTAATTTTGCAAAATGGTTGTTGGACGTTGGTGAGGGAAATGTTGGTGGTTCCAATGATGGAGAAGCAATAATTGAAATACCACCTGAGCTTTTAATTGATAGCATATCTGATCCAATTTCTAGCCTGATTGATTTTGTTTATCCGTTAATTTTGGAGAATTACAATGATCGTAATTACTTTAGTACCAGAGCTATACTTGCGCCTAAGAATGAGGTTGTTCACGAGATTAACGACAGACTGTTGGCAGTATTCCCTGGTGAAGAAAAAAAGTATCTTAGTTCTGACAGTCTATGCCCTACTGAAGATGGCAATGTTGATCAGCAAAAAATATACTCCCCCGACGTGCTCAATGGTCTCAAAGTGTCTGGTTTACCAAATCATAGGTTAGTGCTTAAAGTTGGTGTTCCAGTAATGTTGTTGCGAAATATTGACCAACGAAATGGTTTGTGTAACGGTACAAGgttaaaggtcacaaaactttacAGCCGTGTTATTGAAGCTGAGATAATTTCTGGTGGTAATATTGGTTCTCGGACATTCATACCTAGAATGAATTTGGTACATTCGGACCGAAAGATTCCTTTTGCATTTCAAAGGAGGCAATTTCCAATAACTGTATGTTTTGCAATGACGATTAACAAAAGCCAGGGACAGTCGCTATCTAAGGTTGGGTTGTACCTAAGACAACCAGTTTTCACACATGGTCAATTGTACGTAGCTTTATCCAGGGTTACAAGACGAGATGGAATCAAGTTACTAATACTTGACAATGATGGCAGGCCTACAAATAAAACAACCAATGTTGTATATAAAGAGATATTCAATGGATTGTGA